A part of Liolophura sinensis isolate JHLJ2023 chromosome 1, CUHK_Ljap_v2, whole genome shotgun sequence genomic DNA contains:
- the LOC135482131 gene encoding uncharacterized protein LOC135482131, with product MVPLYAPWFVLLAILMQLVPSSAYPITASWFRDRYSREEWAQALDSYQKFGADSIWQRAPPIIKRTEGELSRNPNFVWCGSTKSATKVTGTRCWEEARSELSSLGLKVSGFLTYEYEEDFGKDVMLCPKYDRRLNSSRIYYRIVLPTTRPRTPCDFPQGSEVYVLFTTFSGTDSHSLLLEGAYNRSMNVYFGLPAFPVDSGGGFDTTLTDVYFAWVDRILFEHKQRYSRLTSREISLYSTLKGYYSTDEVCLAQVTPGSKKQRNLAGFYLNLYKNLGQMIRRYQKEFVLSPFIDLNLSELNATVSDHVRGFTAIANLGVVDVIAVQEGRGAGKGCYFWDTQIDLPVKTVDPMLYEILRYRQPTISPGVTYRQAFSASNQQVFRAFGTAHDLLVKQGVPFEFWLNVEAFEYVRDDPCLPVDPSASGMGELLERTSKSRVDRAITVAGADVQKIISFSWDADYLCVTRKYNKSLASEIIADKERPIISNCSFHSPYNLSVVVLGYNLDGETQSFKIKWTDTSGRNRTDTLYGYYFELDYGERNDRVTSLQYVMLWDTYDWQEVRPKGHVTVQAAGAYNDCIYSYDYS from the exons ATGGTTCCACTTTATGCCCCTTGGTTCGTTCTGCTCGCCATCTTAATGCAGCTGGTTCCCAGTTCTGCCTACCCCATAACAGCCTCGTGGTTTCGGGACAGATACAGCCGCGAAGAATGGGCCCAGGCTTTGGACAGTTATCAGAAGTTTGGAGCTGACTCAATATGGCAGCGAGCTCCCCCAATCATTAAACGGACCGAAGGCGAGCTCAGTCGTAACCCTAACTTCGTTTGGTGTGGAAGTACGAAAAGCGCGACGAAGGTGACAGGAACGCGCTGCTGGGAAGAAGCGCGTTcagagttatcttcccttggTTTGAAAGTGAGCGGTTTTCTGACGTATGAGTATGAAGAAGACTTCGGCAAGGATGTTATGCTCTGTCCTAAATATGATCGCCGCCTCAACAGCTCAAGGATATATTATAGGATTGTTTTACCGACAACTCGACCAAG aaCACCATGCGATTTTCCACAGGGATCAGAGGTTTATGTACTTTTCACAACATTTTCTGGAACCGATTCCCACTCTTTGTTGCTAGAGGGCGCTTATAATAGGAGCATGAATGTCTACTTTGGACTTCCGGCTTTTCCAGTTGACAGTGGTGGAGGTTTTGATACAACACTGACAGATGTCTATTTCGCATGGGTTGACCGAATACTCTTCGAACATAAGCAAAGGTATTCACGGCTGACTTCGAGAGAAATCAGTCTGTATTCGACGCTGAAAGGATATTATTCCACGGATGAAGTCTGTTTAGCCCAAGTTACACCGGGTTCCAAAAAACAGAGGAATCTAGCGGGGTTTTActtaaatttgtacaaaaacctTGGGCAAATGATCAGACGCTATCAAAAGGAATTCGTCTTGTCGCCCTTTATAGACCTCAATCTTTCCGAGTTGAACGCTACTGTTTCTGATCATGTCCGTGGTTTCACCGCCATTGCCAATCTGGGTGTGGTTGACGTCATAGCTGTGCAGGAGGGAAGAGGCGCGGGCAAAGGCTGCTATTTTTGGGACACTCAAATCGATCTTCCAGTAAAAACAGTTGACCCTATGCTTTATGAAATCCTCCGCTACCGACAACCTACAATCAGCCCTGGGGTCACATACAGACAGGCGTTCTCGGCCAGCAACCAGCAG GTTTTTCGTGCCTTCGGTACAGCTCACGATTTACTTGTAAAGCAAGGCGTCCCGTTTGAATTTTGGCTGAATGTAGAAGCGTTCGAGTATGTTCGGGATGACCCGTGTCTTCCTGTCGACCCCTCGGCTTCGGGTATGGGAGAGTTACTGGAGAGGACGAGCAAATCCCGGGTTGACCGTGCGATCACTGTGGCTGGGGCGGACGTCCAGAAAATCATCAGTTTCTCTTGGGATGCAGATTACTTGTGTGTGacaagaaaatacaacaaatctTTGGCTAGTGAAATCATTGCCGATAAAGAAAGACCAATCATATCAAACTGCTCTTTTCATTCACCTTATAATCTGTCAGTGGTTGTGTTGGGTTACAATTTGGATGGAGAAACACAATCGTTCAAG ATAAAGTGGACGGACACAAGCGGGCGAAATAGAACCGATACATTATACGGTTATTATTTCGAATTGGATTACGGCGAGAGGAATGACAGAGTAACCTCCCTTCAATATGTCATGCTGTGGGACACGTACGATTGGCAGGAGGTACGCCCCAAAGGCCACGTGACTGTTCAAGCAGCAGGGGCGTACAATGACTGTATCTACTCATATGATTATTCATGA
- the LOC135475819 gene encoding uncharacterized protein LOC135475819, producing the protein MDQGQNTNSLIMHKQLILSIGNKLPVSSQEFKTFKRMITLDRRDKDGNSSSAEDLLEVWQTQGHMSVGDYDELIVLLKSANLHEIVKIVKPQASAIQQQQKIENQALKVSMSQPSTSSYQSIAMDTGFNNKWTKIFKVVQNSDACRYWKTLGRSLRLSNSDINAIEHDNPLQLKEQCFEMLNQWTQVFGAAASPEVLIDALRSENFNKTAEDVMDCLE; encoded by the exons ATGGATCAGGGCCAGAATACTAACAGCCTTATTATGCATAAGCAACTCATTTTGTCTATTGGGAACAAATTACCAGTATCGTCACAGgagtttaaaacttttaaaaggATGATTACCCTAGACCGACGGGATAAAGATGGTAACAGTTCGTCCGCCGAGGACTTGTTGGAAGTGTGGCAGACACAGGGACATATGTCGGTCGGCGACTACGACGAGCTTATAGTGCTTCTCAAAAGCGCTAATCTACACGAAATTGTCAAAATTGTGAAACCACAGGCTTCAGCtattcaacaacaacagaagatTGAAAATCAGGCTCTTAAGGTTAGCATGAGCCAACCTTCCACAAGTTCATATCAATCCATCG caATGGACACTGGATTTAACAACAAATGGACCAAAATATTTAAGGTTGTTCAAAACAGTGACGCCTGCAGATATTGGAAAACATTGGGTAGGTCCTTACGGCTGAGTAATTCAGATATAAATGCAATCGAGCATGACAATCCTCTACAACTGAAGGAGCAGTGCTTTGAAATGTTAAACCAATGGACACAAGTCTTTGGCGCAGCGGCTTCACCAGAAGTATTAATTGACGCCTTGAGAAGCGAGAATTTCAATAAAACAGCAG AAGATGTGATGGATTGCCTGGAATGA
- the LOC135482383 gene encoding WW domain-containing oxidoreductase-like isoform X2 produces MGSGASLPNVRLPSDTVVVVTGGNTGIGYELAKGLAIMGAHVIIACRSEQRATEAIAKMKAEFLSETSHLGLSHSDERELQLEYMHLDLAILKSAMDFITSFKQAGRKLHILLCNAGIGSPPWGHTEDGYETQFQVNYLGHFLIIAHLLPIMQQSGEDCRIILTSSVASQYGTFDLDTIQAKDERVYKRCMYYSKSKLYQVMQTITMASRLSGSHVTMTCYHPGVVATEITRSMEDHSCICLFGLFKCCLKTPEQGAKTGIYLAVSPEVKGQSGGYYVNCRQKTPSRTARNETYQKQLWDYTVDCLKDLLPADFS; encoded by the exons ATGGGCAGCGGTGCCTCTTTACCTAACGTCAGATTACCCAGTGACACCGTCGTTGTTGTAACAGGTGGAAACACAG GGATCGGCTATGAATTGGCAAAGGGGTTGGCTATAATGGGAGCTCATGTGATCATAGCCTGTCGGTCAGAGCAAAGAGCGACCGAG GCCATTGCCAAAATGAAGGCTGAATTCCTATCGGAGACGTCCCACCTAGGTCTGTCCCATTCTGATGAGAGGGAGTTACAGCTGGAATACATGCACCTGGACCTGGCTATCCTTAAATCAGCAATGGACTTTATCACTTCTTTTAAGCAGGCGGGACGAAAGTTACATATATTACTATGTAATGCAGGGATAGGGTCACCGCCATGGG GTCATACGGAGGATGGATACGAGACTCAGTTTCAG GTGAACTACCTGGGTCATTTCCTGATTATAGCCCACCTGCTACCCATCATGCAGCAGTCCGGCGAGGATTGCCGTATCATCTTGACGTCAAGCGTGGCTTCACAATATGGCACCTTCGACTTAGACACAATCCAGGCGAAAGATGAGAGGGTGTACAAGCGATGCATGTATTACAGCAAATCTAAGCTCTATCAG GTAATGCAGACGATAACTATGGCGTCACGGCTTTCCGGTAGTCACGTGACAATGACGTGCTATCATCCGGGCGTTGTAGCCACAGAAATAACCCGCAGTATGGAAGACCACTCATGCATTTGCCTATTTGGGCTTTTTAAAT GTTGTCTGAAAACTCCAGAACAAGGGGCGAAGACTGGCATATACTTGGCGGTTAGTCCAGAAGTGAAGGGCCAATCTGGTGGTTATTATGTGAACTGTCGACAGAAAACCCCAAGCAGAACGGCCAG AAATGAAACCTACCAGAAACAACTATGGGACTATACTGTCGACTGTCTCAAGGATTTGTTACCAGCAGACTTCTCTTGA
- the LOC135482383 gene encoding retinol dehydrogenase 14-like isoform X1 gives MGSGASLPNVRLPSDTVVVVTGGNTGIGYELAKGLAIMGAHVIIACRSEQRATEAIAKMKAEFLSETSHLGLSHSDERELQLEYMHLDLAILKSAMDFITSFKQAGRKLHILLCNAGIGSPPWGHTEDGYETQFQVNYLGHFLIIAHLLPIMQQSGEDCRIILTSSVASQYGTFDLDTIQAKDERVYKRCMYYSKSKLYQVMQTITMASRLSGSHVTMTCYHPGVVATEITRSMEDHSCICLFGLFKCCLKTPEQGAKTGIYLAVSPEVKGQSGGYYVNCRQKTPSRTASFLPRNETYQKQLWDYTVDCLKDLLPADFS, from the exons ATGGGCAGCGGTGCCTCTTTACCTAACGTCAGATTACCCAGTGACACCGTCGTTGTTGTAACAGGTGGAAACACAG GGATCGGCTATGAATTGGCAAAGGGGTTGGCTATAATGGGAGCTCATGTGATCATAGCCTGTCGGTCAGAGCAAAGAGCGACCGAG GCCATTGCCAAAATGAAGGCTGAATTCCTATCGGAGACGTCCCACCTAGGTCTGTCCCATTCTGATGAGAGGGAGTTACAGCTGGAATACATGCACCTGGACCTGGCTATCCTTAAATCAGCAATGGACTTTATCACTTCTTTTAAGCAGGCGGGACGAAAGTTACATATATTACTATGTAATGCAGGGATAGGGTCACCGCCATGGG GTCATACGGAGGATGGATACGAGACTCAGTTTCAG GTGAACTACCTGGGTCATTTCCTGATTATAGCCCACCTGCTACCCATCATGCAGCAGTCCGGCGAGGATTGCCGTATCATCTTGACGTCAAGCGTGGCTTCACAATATGGCACCTTCGACTTAGACACAATCCAGGCGAAAGATGAGAGGGTGTACAAGCGATGCATGTATTACAGCAAATCTAAGCTCTATCAG GTAATGCAGACGATAACTATGGCGTCACGGCTTTCCGGTAGTCACGTGACAATGACGTGCTATCATCCGGGCGTTGTAGCCACAGAAATAACCCGCAGTATGGAAGACCACTCATGCATTTGCCTATTTGGGCTTTTTAAAT GTTGTCTGAAAACTCCAGAACAAGGGGCGAAGACTGGCATATACTTGGCGGTTAGTCCAGAAGTGAAGGGCCAATCTGGTGGTTATTATGTGAACTGTCGACAGAAAACCCCAAGCAGAACGGCCAG ttttctcCCTAGAAATGAAACCTACCAGAAACAACTATGGGACTATACTGTCGACTGTCTCAAGGATTTGTTACCAGCAGACTTCTCTTGA